In the Ursus arctos isolate Adak ecotype North America unplaced genomic scaffold, UrsArc2.0 scaffold_19, whole genome shotgun sequence genome, one interval contains:
- the PLEKHG2 gene encoding pleckstrin homology domain-containing family G member 2 isoform X5, protein MPEGARGPSLSKPSPSLGRGPTGEVCDCAAVCETQTAPATAAMASPRGSGSSTSLSTVGSEGDPAPGPTPVCSASRPEPLPGPPIRLHLSPVGTPGSAKPSRLERVAREIVETERAYVRDLRSIVEDYLGPLLDGGVLGLSAEQVGILFANIEDIYEFSSELLEDLEGNSSAGGIAECFVQRSEDFDIYTLYCMNYPSSLALLRELSLSPPAALWLQERQAQLRHSLPLQSFLLKPVQRILKYHLLLQELGKHWAEGPGAGGREMVEEAIVSMTAVAWYINDMKRKQEHAARLQEVQRRLGGWTGPELSAFGELVLEGAFRGGGGGGPRLRGGERLLFLFSRMLLVAKRRGPEYTYKGHIFCCNLSVSESPRDPLGFKVSDLTIPKHRHLLQAKNQEEKRLWIHCLQRLFFENHPASIPAKAKQVLLENSLHCAPKSKPIPEPLTPPLGSPRPRDARSFTPGRRNTAPSPGPSATRRGRRQSEPVKDPYVMFPQNAKPRLKHAGSEGELYPPLEPQPPVPASGTPEDLEDTGPPTLEPSGTSITEEILELLNQRGLRDPGRPLQPSPHDIPKFPGDSQVPGDSETLTFQALPVRDSSEEEEEEEEELEMDERGPSPLHVLEGLESSSVAETPDVPGLARSPDAPSLPEIPKIPHFPSLSDISSVFEMPCLPAIPSVPDIPSLASAPALPCDSWLQGPLHGPDEALATRRELFPGGSSAKLGEPSSDGRAAQEEAEEGESFPDFQPQDVPQEQGFPDELKFRSCSEIRSAWQALEQGQLARPGFPEPLLILEDSDLGGGSASGKAGAPSSERAVSRVRELARLYSERIQQMQRAETRASANAPRRRPRALAQPQLSPCLPQEQAEPGPLPAFGHVLVCELAFPLTCAQESVSLGPATRVQAATPLSKQGGCLGGPGLNASTLPERDHLGIHVPAATPLPEQGGLWNIQDVAAASTALPQQEDPPNAQVPATALPDREGHLGIQLPATTPLPEHRGHMDTQVPASPVLPRQGRCSDVMVLATAAVPKQDGSPRSWSPTSAPLTKQGGSRDVPFPAGVCDQAVSASLTHGNSLDHPIPGNAPLPLQHDPPDVLVPGASSVPACGGPPSHQIPASTPLPLPQDPSDIQLLGTSPLPAPGSCLDHRIPASTPLSLPQNPNVPAATPLPQRPGLPDTPVQALPPLPKQGGLPDIQGPSAASLLQEQSFTDLQVQKRTPLLEQKSLPDVHGLAATLLPGQRGSQDVQGLLPTPGQTTVVLSKPGRRLASPVFRSESSELTPPQSPPPPTRQLLGPNAAALSRYLAASYISQSLARRQGPGGEAPSASRGPWSSSAPASRAPSPPPQPQPPPPPARRLSYATTVNIQVGGGGRLRPAKAQVRLNHPALLAPAQESMGLRRAQGAPDAPFHM, encoded by the exons ATGCCCGAGGGAGCCCGTGGACCGAGCCTGTCCAAACCCAGCCCTAGCCTTGGCCGTGGCCCCACAGGTGAAGTGTGTGACTGTGCAGCTGTGTGTGAGACCCAGACAG cccctgcaaCCGCTGCCATGGCCTCCCCCCGAGGTTCTGGGAGCTCCACATCCCTGAGCACGGTGGGCTCTGAGGGGGACCCCGCTCCAGGGCCCACCCCAGTCTGCTCAGCGTCCAGGCCAGAGCCCCTTCCAGGGCCCCCCATCCGCCTGCATCTGTCACCCGTGGGGACCCCGGGTTCAGCCAAACCCTCGAGGCTGGAGCGAGTGGCGCGAGAGATTGTGGAGACCGAGCGGGCCTATGTCCGGGACCTTCGCAGCATCGTGGAG GACTACCTGGGCCCTCTGCTGGATGGTGGGGTCCTAGGGCTGAGCGCGGAGCAGGTGGGCATACTATTTGCCAACATCGAGGACATCTACGAGTTCAGCAG TGAGCTCCTGGAGGACCTGGAGGGCAACAGCAGCGCGGGGGGCATTGCCGAGTGCTTCGTGCAGAGG AGTGAGGATTTTGACATCTACACATTGTACTGCATGAACTACCCGAG CTCCCTAGCCCTGCTCCGGGAGCTGTCGCTGTCCCCGCCTGCAGCCCTGTGGTTGCAGGAGCGCCAGGCCCAGCTCCGCCACTCGCTGCCCCTGCAGAGCTTCCTGCTGAAACCCGTTCAGCGCATCCTCAAGTACCATCTGCTGCTGCAG GAGCTAGGCAAGCACTGGGCAGAGGGCCCGGGCGCCGGGGGCCGCGAGATGGTGGAAGAGGCCATTGTGTCCATGACCGCCGTCGCCTGGTACATCAACGACATGAAACGCAAGCAGGAGCATGCCGCGCGCCTCCAG GAAGTGCAGCGGCGGCTGGGCGGCTGGACTGGCCCGGAGCTCAGTGCTTTCGGGGAGCTGGTGCTAGAGGGCGCGTTCCGAGGTGGCGGAGGGGGCGGACCCCGACTTCGAGGGGGCGAGCGGCTGCTCTTTCTGTTCTCACGGATGCTGCTTGTGGCCAAGCGCCGGGGCCCAGAGTACACCTACAAGGGCCACATCTTT TGCTGCAATCTGAGCGTGAGCGAGAGTCCTCGAGACCCTCTAGGGTTCAAGGTGTCTGATCTGACCATTCCCAAACACAGGCACCTGCTCCAG gccaAGAACCAAGAGGAGAAGAGGCTGTGGATTCACTGTCTTCAGCGCCTCTTCTTTGAAAACCACCCCGCCTCCATCCCTGCCAAG GCCAAACAAGTTCTCCTTGAAAACAGCCTGCACT GTGCTCCTAAAAGTAAGCCTATCCCAGAGCCCCTGACACCCCCACTTGGGTCTCCCCGACCTCGAGATGCTAGAAGTTTCACCCCTGGACGAAGGAACACAG ctCCGTCTCCAGGACCCTCTGCTACCCGCCGTGGCCGCAGACAGTCTG AGCCAGTGAAGGACCCGTACGTTATGTTTCCACAGAACG CTAAGCCTAGACTCAAG CATGCTGGCAGTGAGGGGGAGCTCTACCCCCCCTTAGAGCCTCAGCCACCAGTTCCAGCTTCCGGAACCCCTGAGGACCTGGAGGATACGGGACCCCCCACGCTGGAACCCTCTGGAACCTCCATCACTGAAGAGATCCTGGAACTGTTGAATCAAAGAGGCCTCCGGGATCCAGGG CGCCCACTGCAGCCATCCCCCCACGACATTCCCAAGTTCCCTGGAGACTCCCAGGTGCCAGGCGACAGTGAAACCCTCACATTCCAAGCCCTGCCCGTCCGGGACTCttcagaagaggaggaggaggaggaggaagagctggagaTGGACGAACGGGGGCCATCCCCACTCCACGTCCTGGAAGGGCTCGAAAGTTCCAGTGTGGCTGAAACTCCCGACGTTCCCGGCCTTGCCAGAAGTCCAGACGCACCCAGCCTCCCTGAAATTCCCAAGATTCCCCACTTTCCGAGCCTCTCTGACATTTCCAGTGTTTTCGAAATGCCCTGCCTTCCAGCCATACCTAGTGTCCCGGACATTCCTAGTCTCGCCAGTGCTCCCGCCCTTCCCTGTGACTCATGGCTCCAGGGACCTCTGCATGGGCCCGATGAGGCTCTAGCCACCAGGAGAGAACTGTTCCCGGGAGGCAGCTCCGCAAAACTGGGAGAGCCCTCCTCAGACGGCAGGGCAGCGcaggaagaggctgaggaaggggaatCGTTCCCAGACTTCCAGCCCCAGGATGTCCCCCAAGAACAGGGATTCCCAGATGAGCTGAAATTCCGCTCTTGTTCAGAAATCCGGAGCGCCTGGCAGGCACTGGAGCAGGGGCAGCTGGCCCGGCCAGGATTCCCAGAGCCGCTGCTGATCCTGGAAGATTCGGATCTGGGAGGAGGCAGCGCAAGTGGGAAGGCAGGAGCCCCGAGTTCAGAGAGGGCAGTTTCCCGAGTGCGAGAGTTAGCCCGGCTCTACAGCGAGCGGATCCAGCAGATGCAGCGGGCCGAGACCCGGGCGTCAGCCAacgccccccgccgccgcccccgcgcTCTGGCCCAGCCCCAGCTGTCCCCCTGCCTGCCTCAAGAGCAGGCTGAGCCAG ggcccctgcctgcctttggACACGTGCTGGTATGTGAGCTGGCCTTCCCACTGACCTGTGCCCAGGAGTCTGTCTCTCTTGGTCCTGCCACCCGGGTTCAAGCTGCCACACCTCTGTCTAAGCAGGGAGGCTGCCTGGGTGGCCCGGGTCTAAATGCTTCAACTTTGCCTGAGCGAGACCATCTGGGCATCCACGTTCCAGCTGCTACCCCTCTGCCGGAGCAAGGAGGCCTCTGGAACATACAGGATGTGGCTGCAGCCAGCACAGCCTTGCCCCAGCAGGAAGACCCCCCAAATGCGCAGGTGCCGGCTACAGCTCTGCCTGATCGAGAAGGCCACCTGGGAATCCAGCTTCCGGCCACCACGCCTTTGCCTGAGCATAGAGGCCATATGGACACCCAAGTTCCGGCCAGCCCAGTTCTGCCCAGGCAGGGACGCTGTTCTGACGTCATGGTTTTAGCCACCGCCGCTGTGCCCAAGCAAGACGGCTCCCCACGTAGCTGGAGCCCGACCAGTGCCCCATTAACTAAGCAAGGAGGTTCCAGGGATGTTCCTTTCCCAGCCGGCGTTTGTGACCAAGCTGTCAGCGCTTCGCTTACGCACGGAAACAGCCTGGACCATCCGATCCCAGGCAATGCTCCACTGCCCTTGCAACATGACCCCCCGGATGTTCTGGTTCCAGGTGCTTCATCTGTGCCTGCCTGTGGAGGCCCCCCAAGCCATCAGATCCCAGCCAGCACTCCACTGCCTTTGCCCCAAGACCCCTCAGACATTCAGCTTCTGGGCACCTCACCCTTGCCTGCACCCGGAAGCTGCCTAGACCATCGGATCCCTGCCAGCACCCCACTGTCTTTGCCCCAGAACCCGAATGTTCCAGCTGCCACACCTTTGCCCCAGCGACCAGGCCTCCCGGACACCCCAGTCCAGGCCCTCCCACCTTTGCCCAAGCAGGGAGGCCTCCCAGACATCCAGGGTCCGTCTGCTGCATCTCTGCTTCAGGAACAAAGCTTCACAGACCTCCAGGTCCAAAAACGTACACCTTTATTGGAGCAGAAGAGCCTCCCTGATGTCCATGGTCTGGCTGCAACACTTCTGCCTGGGCAAAGAGGCTCTCAGGATGTTCAGGGCCTGTTACCCACCCCGGGTCAGACCACTGTGGTTTTGTCCAAACCGGGACGCCGCTTGGCCTCTCCTGTCTTCAGGTCAGAGTCTTCAGAGTTGACACCACCCCAGAGTCCCCCTCCTCCAACCCGGCAGCTCCTGGGCCCCAACGCAGCTGCCCTCTCAAGATACCTGGCAGCCTCGTATATCAGCCAGAGCCTGGCTCGGCGGCAAGGGCCTGGGGGAGAGGCTCCCTCGGCCTCCCGGGGTCCCTggtcctcctctgcccctgcatcACGGGCTCCttcacccccgccccagccccaacccccacctcccccagcccggAGACTCAGCTATGCCACCACGGTCAACATCCAGGTTGGGGGTGGCGGGCGGCTACGGCCTGCCAAGGCCCAGGTCCGGTTGAACCACCCTGCTCTCTTGGCCCCCGCCCAGGAATCTATGGGCCTTCGCAGGGCCCAGGGAGCTCCTGATGCCCCTTTCCACATGTGA
- the PLEKHG2 gene encoding pleckstrin homology domain-containing family G member 2 isoform X4 — MPEGARGPSLSKPSPSLGRGPTGEVCDCAAVCETQTAAPATAAMASPRGSGSSTSLSTVGSEGDPAPGPTPVCSASRPEPLPGPPIRLHLSPVGTPGSAKPSRLERVAREIVETERAYVRDLRSIVEDYLGPLLDGGVLGLSAEQVGILFANIEDIYEFSSELLEDLEGNSSAGGIAECFVQRSEDFDIYTLYCMNYPSSLALLRELSLSPPAALWLQERQAQLRHSLPLQSFLLKPVQRILKYHLLLQELGKHWAEGPGAGGREMVEEAIVSMTAVAWYINDMKRKQEHAARLQEVQRRLGGWTGPELSAFGELVLEGAFRGGGGGGPRLRGGERLLFLFSRMLLVAKRRGPEYTYKGHIFCCNLSVSESPRDPLGFKVSDLTIPKHRHLLQAKNQEEKRLWIHCLQRLFFENHPASIPAKAKQVLLENSLHCAPKSKPIPEPLTPPLGSPRPRDARSFTPGRRNTAPSPGPSATRRGRRQSEPVKDPYVMFPQNAKPRLKHAGSEGELYPPLEPQPPVPASGTPEDLEDTGPPTLEPSGTSITEEILELLNQRGLRDPGRPLQPSPHDIPKFPGDSQVPGDSETLTFQALPVRDSSEEEEEEEEELEMDERGPSPLHVLEGLESSSVAETPDVPGLARSPDAPSLPEIPKIPHFPSLSDISSVFEMPCLPAIPSVPDIPSLASAPALPCDSWLQGPLHGPDEALATRRELFPGGSSAKLGEPSSDGRAAQEEAEEGESFPDFQPQDVPQEQGFPDELKFRSCSEIRSAWQALEQGQLARPGFPEPLLILEDSDLGGGSASGKAGAPSSERAVSRVRELARLYSERIQQMQRAETRASANAPRRRPRALAQPQLSPCLPQEQAEPGPLPAFGHVLVCELAFPLTCAQESVSLGPATRVQAATPLSKQGGCLGGPGLNASTLPERDHLGIHVPAATPLPEQGGLWNIQDVAAASTALPQQEDPPNAQVPATALPDREGHLGIQLPATTPLPEHRGHMDTQVPASPVLPRQGRCSDVMVLATAAVPKQDGSPRSWSPTSAPLTKQGGSRDVPFPAGVCDQAVSASLTHGNSLDHPIPGNAPLPLQHDPPDVLVPGASSVPACGGPPSHQIPASTPLPLPQDPSDIQLLGTSPLPAPGSCLDHRIPASTPLSLPQNPNVPAATPLPQRPGLPDTPVQALPPLPKQGGLPDIQGPSAASLLQEQSFTDLQVQKRTPLLEQKSLPDVHGLAATLLPGQRGSQDVQGLLPTPGQTTVVLSKPGRRLASPVFRSESSELTPPQSPPPPTRQLLGPNAAALSRYLAASYISQSLARRQGPGGEAPSASRGPWSSSAPASRAPSPPPQPQPPPPPARRLSYATTVNIQVGGGGRLRPAKAQVRLNHPALLAPAQESMGLRRAQGAPDAPFHM; from the exons ATGCCCGAGGGAGCCCGTGGACCGAGCCTGTCCAAACCCAGCCCTAGCCTTGGCCGTGGCCCCACAGGTGAAGTGTGTGACTGTGCAGCTGTGTGTGAGACCCAGACAG cagcccctgcaaCCGCTGCCATGGCCTCCCCCCGAGGTTCTGGGAGCTCCACATCCCTGAGCACGGTGGGCTCTGAGGGGGACCCCGCTCCAGGGCCCACCCCAGTCTGCTCAGCGTCCAGGCCAGAGCCCCTTCCAGGGCCCCCCATCCGCCTGCATCTGTCACCCGTGGGGACCCCGGGTTCAGCCAAACCCTCGAGGCTGGAGCGAGTGGCGCGAGAGATTGTGGAGACCGAGCGGGCCTATGTCCGGGACCTTCGCAGCATCGTGGAG GACTACCTGGGCCCTCTGCTGGATGGTGGGGTCCTAGGGCTGAGCGCGGAGCAGGTGGGCATACTATTTGCCAACATCGAGGACATCTACGAGTTCAGCAG TGAGCTCCTGGAGGACCTGGAGGGCAACAGCAGCGCGGGGGGCATTGCCGAGTGCTTCGTGCAGAGG AGTGAGGATTTTGACATCTACACATTGTACTGCATGAACTACCCGAG CTCCCTAGCCCTGCTCCGGGAGCTGTCGCTGTCCCCGCCTGCAGCCCTGTGGTTGCAGGAGCGCCAGGCCCAGCTCCGCCACTCGCTGCCCCTGCAGAGCTTCCTGCTGAAACCCGTTCAGCGCATCCTCAAGTACCATCTGCTGCTGCAG GAGCTAGGCAAGCACTGGGCAGAGGGCCCGGGCGCCGGGGGCCGCGAGATGGTGGAAGAGGCCATTGTGTCCATGACCGCCGTCGCCTGGTACATCAACGACATGAAACGCAAGCAGGAGCATGCCGCGCGCCTCCAG GAAGTGCAGCGGCGGCTGGGCGGCTGGACTGGCCCGGAGCTCAGTGCTTTCGGGGAGCTGGTGCTAGAGGGCGCGTTCCGAGGTGGCGGAGGGGGCGGACCCCGACTTCGAGGGGGCGAGCGGCTGCTCTTTCTGTTCTCACGGATGCTGCTTGTGGCCAAGCGCCGGGGCCCAGAGTACACCTACAAGGGCCACATCTTT TGCTGCAATCTGAGCGTGAGCGAGAGTCCTCGAGACCCTCTAGGGTTCAAGGTGTCTGATCTGACCATTCCCAAACACAGGCACCTGCTCCAG gccaAGAACCAAGAGGAGAAGAGGCTGTGGATTCACTGTCTTCAGCGCCTCTTCTTTGAAAACCACCCCGCCTCCATCCCTGCCAAG GCCAAACAAGTTCTCCTTGAAAACAGCCTGCACT GTGCTCCTAAAAGTAAGCCTATCCCAGAGCCCCTGACACCCCCACTTGGGTCTCCCCGACCTCGAGATGCTAGAAGTTTCACCCCTGGACGAAGGAACACAG ctCCGTCTCCAGGACCCTCTGCTACCCGCCGTGGCCGCAGACAGTCTG AGCCAGTGAAGGACCCGTACGTTATGTTTCCACAGAACG CTAAGCCTAGACTCAAG CATGCTGGCAGTGAGGGGGAGCTCTACCCCCCCTTAGAGCCTCAGCCACCAGTTCCAGCTTCCGGAACCCCTGAGGACCTGGAGGATACGGGACCCCCCACGCTGGAACCCTCTGGAACCTCCATCACTGAAGAGATCCTGGAACTGTTGAATCAAAGAGGCCTCCGGGATCCAGGG CGCCCACTGCAGCCATCCCCCCACGACATTCCCAAGTTCCCTGGAGACTCCCAGGTGCCAGGCGACAGTGAAACCCTCACATTCCAAGCCCTGCCCGTCCGGGACTCttcagaagaggaggaggaggaggaggaagagctggagaTGGACGAACGGGGGCCATCCCCACTCCACGTCCTGGAAGGGCTCGAAAGTTCCAGTGTGGCTGAAACTCCCGACGTTCCCGGCCTTGCCAGAAGTCCAGACGCACCCAGCCTCCCTGAAATTCCCAAGATTCCCCACTTTCCGAGCCTCTCTGACATTTCCAGTGTTTTCGAAATGCCCTGCCTTCCAGCCATACCTAGTGTCCCGGACATTCCTAGTCTCGCCAGTGCTCCCGCCCTTCCCTGTGACTCATGGCTCCAGGGACCTCTGCATGGGCCCGATGAGGCTCTAGCCACCAGGAGAGAACTGTTCCCGGGAGGCAGCTCCGCAAAACTGGGAGAGCCCTCCTCAGACGGCAGGGCAGCGcaggaagaggctgaggaaggggaatCGTTCCCAGACTTCCAGCCCCAGGATGTCCCCCAAGAACAGGGATTCCCAGATGAGCTGAAATTCCGCTCTTGTTCAGAAATCCGGAGCGCCTGGCAGGCACTGGAGCAGGGGCAGCTGGCCCGGCCAGGATTCCCAGAGCCGCTGCTGATCCTGGAAGATTCGGATCTGGGAGGAGGCAGCGCAAGTGGGAAGGCAGGAGCCCCGAGTTCAGAGAGGGCAGTTTCCCGAGTGCGAGAGTTAGCCCGGCTCTACAGCGAGCGGATCCAGCAGATGCAGCGGGCCGAGACCCGGGCGTCAGCCAacgccccccgccgccgcccccgcgcTCTGGCCCAGCCCCAGCTGTCCCCCTGCCTGCCTCAAGAGCAGGCTGAGCCAG ggcccctgcctgcctttggACACGTGCTGGTATGTGAGCTGGCCTTCCCACTGACCTGTGCCCAGGAGTCTGTCTCTCTTGGTCCTGCCACCCGGGTTCAAGCTGCCACACCTCTGTCTAAGCAGGGAGGCTGCCTGGGTGGCCCGGGTCTAAATGCTTCAACTTTGCCTGAGCGAGACCATCTGGGCATCCACGTTCCAGCTGCTACCCCTCTGCCGGAGCAAGGAGGCCTCTGGAACATACAGGATGTGGCTGCAGCCAGCACAGCCTTGCCCCAGCAGGAAGACCCCCCAAATGCGCAGGTGCCGGCTACAGCTCTGCCTGATCGAGAAGGCCACCTGGGAATCCAGCTTCCGGCCACCACGCCTTTGCCTGAGCATAGAGGCCATATGGACACCCAAGTTCCGGCCAGCCCAGTTCTGCCCAGGCAGGGACGCTGTTCTGACGTCATGGTTTTAGCCACCGCCGCTGTGCCCAAGCAAGACGGCTCCCCACGTAGCTGGAGCCCGACCAGTGCCCCATTAACTAAGCAAGGAGGTTCCAGGGATGTTCCTTTCCCAGCCGGCGTTTGTGACCAAGCTGTCAGCGCTTCGCTTACGCACGGAAACAGCCTGGACCATCCGATCCCAGGCAATGCTCCACTGCCCTTGCAACATGACCCCCCGGATGTTCTGGTTCCAGGTGCTTCATCTGTGCCTGCCTGTGGAGGCCCCCCAAGCCATCAGATCCCAGCCAGCACTCCACTGCCTTTGCCCCAAGACCCCTCAGACATTCAGCTTCTGGGCACCTCACCCTTGCCTGCACCCGGAAGCTGCCTAGACCATCGGATCCCTGCCAGCACCCCACTGTCTTTGCCCCAGAACCCGAATGTTCCAGCTGCCACACCTTTGCCCCAGCGACCAGGCCTCCCGGACACCCCAGTCCAGGCCCTCCCACCTTTGCCCAAGCAGGGAGGCCTCCCAGACATCCAGGGTCCGTCTGCTGCATCTCTGCTTCAGGAACAAAGCTTCACAGACCTCCAGGTCCAAAAACGTACACCTTTATTGGAGCAGAAGAGCCTCCCTGATGTCCATGGTCTGGCTGCAACACTTCTGCCTGGGCAAAGAGGCTCTCAGGATGTTCAGGGCCTGTTACCCACCCCGGGTCAGACCACTGTGGTTTTGTCCAAACCGGGACGCCGCTTGGCCTCTCCTGTCTTCAGGTCAGAGTCTTCAGAGTTGACACCACCCCAGAGTCCCCCTCCTCCAACCCGGCAGCTCCTGGGCCCCAACGCAGCTGCCCTCTCAAGATACCTGGCAGCCTCGTATATCAGCCAGAGCCTGGCTCGGCGGCAAGGGCCTGGGGGAGAGGCTCCCTCGGCCTCCCGGGGTCCCTggtcctcctctgcccctgcatcACGGGCTCCttcacccccgccccagccccaacccccacctcccccagcccggAGACTCAGCTATGCCACCACGGTCAACATCCAGGTTGGGGGTGGCGGGCGGCTACGGCCTGCCAAGGCCCAGGTCCGGTTGAACCACCCTGCTCTCTTGGCCCCCGCCCAGGAATCTATGGGCCTTCGCAGGGCCCAGGGAGCTCCTGATGCCCCTTTCCACATGTGA